GTCGCAGTTCATCTTATAGTAGCTTCCACTTGATTCTGCGAGCCAAAAAGACGAATCCTTTTCGCTAAGTTCATTGATATTTGTTTGAGAAAGGTTCTTGTGGTCAACTTCAAGAATATAGTCTTCGACAGAGTGTATAGAGTCTTTAAATAGATAGCCTGAGTCACTTCTTTTAGTGTACCAACGATTTACTTTTTCTTGAGTATTCGTATTAATACCTACAACTTCAATGAATTCGTAGTTACGTCTTTGTTTATTTTGTTTTAACTTTAAGATAGAGCCATTTACTAAGTGAGATTGTTTAACACCATTGTAGTTTCTTAGATTCTCTGTGCCTTGCTGCTTCCATCCCGTGAAGCCACTAATTCTAAAAGGAATCGTGGTTGAAGGAATTATCTTACAAGAGCTGGCCTTGATAAGACCTTCTTGATTATCCCAAAGGAATACAGGAGTATCATCTGCCAGAACAGGGGAGATAATTGAATTCATGGCCAATAATGTAAGTAGTGTTTTTTTCATAAAAAATTCTCAAAAGTTAATAAAGTTTGCTTAATTCTATAAGAAATACTGTTCAAGTCCGTGCTCTTTGAAAAGTCTATAGAAGGTGTCAATATTTTAGACACTTACTACATTGACCAAAGATTTTACGCAGTTGAAAATAATTCAAGATTAAAGATTAAGTCTTCGTTTTTAGATATTATGAGTGGCACATAGGAGTTTAAATGAAGAAGTTCTTAATAGGTATAGCTCTAGTGACTACGTTTTCGTCCCAGGCAAATAACCTGCTTGAAAACCCTCGAGTAAGAAGTTTCCTAGAGGCCGCAAGCAAAATTGAATTTTGTGGGCGTAGTTGTTACCAAGCCAGTAATGGGGATAATGTTCATTTAGATGAGATGAGTTGCGAGGAACTAGAGGAAGTAAGTATTTCTCTAAATGAAAGTCTCGCGGCACACGAAGAAAGATTAAAAGAAATAAGAGCTATCTTGTCCCGACCGGCCTATAGAAATATTTTTGTTGATGAAGATGAACTCAAGTTCACTGGATATGTTTTAAATACTGACTTAATTCCAAGATTAAAACACCGTACAATTCGTGTGCATGAAATAATTGAGAGTAAGTGCGAATAAAAAAGCTCCCCGAAGGGAGCTATTAGTTATGCATTTTTGATGATTTCGGAAATATATTTTATCTGTTCTTCAGTTAAGAAAGGAGTCATAGGAAGACAGAGAGTTCTTCCTGCGAAGTTCTTAGCATTTGTATCTTCTCCTTCAAAACCTTTGAATGGAGTCATTTCACTAATTGCTTGATCATAGAAAGGTGTTGTAGAAACGCCTTTTTCTTTTAATAGGTCAGCTAGCTTGATTCTCTGCTCTACACTTTCACATTGAACAGGGTAGAGATGCCACGAAGATGTTTCAATATATTTTTGAGGAAGAGTTCTTACGCTAGCACCTTCTAAATGCTTATGGTAAAGGGCTGCATTAGACTTTCTCTCTTTATTATAACCCTCAATTTTTTCAAGTTTTTTATAAAGAACTGCTGCCTGAAGATGATCACAACGAGAGTTTCTTCCATAGGCTTCATCGTCACCACGACCATGATTTCCTACGACTTTAATCTTATTATAAAGTTCCTCACTCGGCATAAGAACCGCTCCTGCGTCACCAAAGGCTGCTAAGTTCTTTGTTGGATAAAAAGAAAAAGTTGTTAAGTTGTTTGATGAACCAACAGGGCCTGTTGGAAGAAATGTTCCCTGGGCCTGAGCTGCATCTTCTACAATCTTAATATTCTTCGGGTTACAAATCTGCTCAAGTTCAGCAATAGGAGCAGGTAGTCCGTATATATGAACAGGGATAATTGCTTTTAGCTCATGCTTTTCACTAAGTCTTTTAACTGAGTCAGGGCATATTAAGCCATCGATAGGATTAACATCTACATATATTGGTGTAGCTCCTCTATTTAGTACGGCCTCAATCGTTGCATAAAAAGTAATTCCTGGAACGCCAACTTTATCACCGTGGCCGATACCTAAAATCTCAAGAGACATTTCGATAGCATCAGTTCCATTTGCAACGAGAGCACATTTCTTCGCTCCTTGCATCTTCGCAAAGTCTTCTTCAAACTTTTTATTATACTCACCTTCAGCAAAAGCATTCTTATCGATGATTTCACCTAAGAGAGATTTAACTTCTTGTCTAAATTCTTCGTTGTGTAATTTTTCAAAATCGTAAAATGATATTTCCATCTTTAGTCCTCGGATTAAGGTATACGGATGGATTATATCAGTGATTTTTCTATTGATCTATTCTAGATTGTTGTACAGGGTGTTACTTTTTATTGATCCATTCACTCAAGATATCGGCCGCTTTCTTTGCGCCTTCACCTTGTTCGATTTTGGACTTAATAGATTTTATATAGGATT
The window above is part of the Halobacteriovorax sp. HLS genome. Proteins encoded here:
- a CDS encoding DegT/DnrJ/EryC1/StrS aminotransferase family protein — encoded protein: MEISFYDFEKLHNEEFRQEVKSLLGEIIDKNAFAEGEYNKKFEEDFAKMQGAKKCALVANGTDAIEMSLEILGIGHGDKVGVPGITFYATIEAVLNRGATPIYVDVNPIDGLICPDSVKRLSEKHELKAIIPVHIYGLPAPIAELEQICNPKNIKIVEDAAQAQGTFLPTGPVGSSNNLTTFSFYPTKNLAAFGDAGAVLMPSEELYNKIKVVGNHGRGDDEAYGRNSRCDHLQAAVLYKKLEKIEGYNKERKSNAALYHKHLEGASVRTLPQKYIETSSWHLYPVQCESVEQRIKLADLLKEKGVSTTPFYDQAISEMTPFKGFEGEDTNAKNFAGRTLCLPMTPFLTEEQIKYISEIIKNA